acgccatcctctcaaccaatcagacgcagaACTAGAACCAATCACGATTTGGTCATCCGCGTTTTACAGTTTGCctggttttactttgaattctcattggctaatgatgaaGCGAATCGTCGGTGTGATTGGCCGCTGAgatcactttgttttgttttcttcaacgTTCATTTGAAAGATGCTTTAAAACTGAACTGATCTAAAACATTATGATTGTGTGCAACGCTCATATATAAGAATACCTGGCTGTCGAAAAGGTCTTCGCAGTGTCGTAGAACTTTTCAACTGCCATTCTTAAGTAGTCCATCGATCCAGCGTAGTCTTTCAGCTTCTTCGGGTATGCTGAAATCAGGGAATTCAAAGAGTTATTCAGAGCTTCGGCATACGTCATCACATCCATCTTCAGAAGCGGTGCATCTGCGAATTGTAACAGTAGTCCGCCAGTAAGTTGGGTCATAGCCTTATGGAACAAGAATTTTGGATCCACGAACTTTACAGTCCAATTAAACGTATCGTGCTGTGAGTGGTAGACCGGGTAGAAcaccgttttgtttttgtagccAAAAATGTAGTAAAAATCTGCTGAAGGGACGCCTGCGTACTGATAGAATGAGGCATAATCACTACCAGAACCCAAATTGCCAACAGCCGGTTTCCCTGGATTGTTTTCAGACGGGTTGCGTTCGAGTGAAATATCGAACACGGTTTTTTTGTCATCGTGTGCGTTGGGATCGTCCACCTTCTTGCTGAAATCCACGATGGTGTTCTTGACTAACGGACTGCCGGAGGCTATCAGGACGTAACTGCCAGACACAACTGTGTCGGTGTTAAGGTAGACCACGGCTCGCTCACCAAGCTCTTTCTGGTGCTGCTCAACCCATTCCGTTGATCCAATGAGACTGTATTCTTCTCCTCCCCAGCTGCAGATCTGTTGATTTGAAcagaaatttaatttagttttttaggGTAAAGCTTTGGTACCGGCTTGGCTACCGACCAAATATATAAACAATGCGACATCTCCCCCACAGTCTTAATAATTAATACAATTTTGCGAAGCTCAAGATTTTTTCATCGAACGCTTGGAACAAATGTCTCAAacacttttcttctttaaggATTGGTTTTAATCGGCTGTCGACataacaaaacaagaatggtcATATAGGCAAATCTGAACAAAGATTAAGATCCCACCCGCCTATGAGAGCTCAAGTTAAAATCTGGAATTCGTCAAAAGCccgggaaaacgcgggtgacctAGTCACGATGGGAAACACGATTGAtgtttgcgtctgattggtttaaaGAATGGTGTAAGTTTTCTACTCCAATCATAGAGCGATGTAAAGCAAAACTAAGGTAATTCCGTATTACTTTCGATATTCGATTGAAAATTACTCCATGAGAATATGTTTCTAATTGTCTCACCTTGATTGTTCGACGTGGCCTCCATCCTGTTTTTAACAATTCTCCAAGCACACGGCCGATCTCAGCGGTCGCAGAGGTCCCGGTAGAAGCGTCAATTGCTCCGTGCACCCAGGCATCTCTGTGATTACCAATGAGCACGTACCTGTCCGGTTCCTCCTTCCCGTAGATCGTTCCTATTACATTATAAATGGGCACTTCTTCCAGGTTGTTACTGACGTTCAATTCAACTTCGACTTCGCCCCTGTTGAACTCTGGTCCAAGATGATAGGTGATACCAAGGGTTCCTTTCCAGTCTTCAGGCACCACTGATCCTAAAAGCGTCAAAAAGCACAAGAGATTATGCCTTGAACCTGATATAGATGCTTTAAGAGGTATATAGTGCAAGGTCTTTCTAGACTATTAGAGCCGATTGTTGAAACTAGGTCCAATTTAAGCCGCGGTTTTTGACGATCAATGGTTTTCCAATGTTCCTCAAAGGTGGGGTTTTGAAGTAACTAGATTTCTGCTTCAGTGTTAATTAGAAGCCCTATTAACAGTTTGGCGAAAAAGATCACCGTTTTGGTGATATTCATGCTTGATTTAAGATTGTTTAGAGTGCGGTTTGGTTGAATAAGGGATGAACCTTTTTTTGATAACCAGCTCTTAGTCTTTAGAAAGATTTTCCAGTCTTGAGTAACGCTCCCGGCAAGTTCTCAAAACATCCTTTTTGACAAAttataaaagaggaaaatcgTTCAGGAAGGACTAAAGAAGTAACTACGATTGGATTGAGTTTCACTAAAATTGCACAGAAGCGCAATTGCATGACTTGAAGTGTACTTAAGGACATGGGCTAGAACTCGGTTGAAAACCGATACGCATGCACTCGAAAGTGCGTGAGtatgattgatgtttggaaatTTCATATACTTTTTTCCTAATCGATTACCTGACATTTCTTGCAAAAATTTAATGGCATCTCCGTATCCCATAGGATGCGCTGGGATTGGAGGAAGCTCACTTTCATTGTGCGGCCTTCGGTACATCCCTGTAAGTGCTGCTATACCAGGGGTTTGGGGGTCTCCACTCCCAGGCATTGTATACAGGGATCCCCGCTGCACCCCACTGGCAGGAAGCCACGCCTTGTTAGGGTAAGTATTCTCTTCCTCTCCACCCTCCATGGCGTAATCCGCTGGGTCCGAGTAAAGGATGGCTCCTATTGCACCGTAGCTATGCGCATTAGcaatctgaaaagaaaaattagttcgtttttattttgtttcgtttttcctCAACAAAAAGTGTTAAAAAGAAGGATCAAGAGCTGTGACAATACAACTTGAGCAAACACGTTATAgttccaaaagttttaacagAGGAACAAGTTACCACGGGTGTAATTTCTGAGTTCAGTCCGAGCTAAGAGGGTTCATTTTGACGCCTCAAACTGAATAACCCAAAGAGAGACCTATGGTGCTTTCCACGTTGAAGCTCAAACGTCAAATACGCTCCTATGTACTTGAATCTTTGGCACTTCTGGAGTTACCTTATTTCCCCGGTATATTTTCCCATATCTCATGATGGCAATTTTTCCGGTCACATTGACGCCGGGTTTTTTGAGCTGCTTGAAGTCGCTAACCCGACCATAATTAACGTATACAAGTTCACCCTTGACATGCCCGCTCGGACTGTAACCAAGGAAGGGCTGAACGACTCCAGGTTGTGCTCCTCCCTCctaaaacgtaaaaaaaaaaaattaacttgtttcCCCAAGCTTTTTTCTGAATGCCAGTAATTCAGAGATGAGGAGGTTGGGCCGAAACAGTTGATCCGAGCTCTTCTCATCCGGCCCTTTTTCAATTGTTATGGAAGACATTTTTAGAGTCCGACTTCCTGGTCTCCTGGGGGAAAAATATTTCGCATGCACCCCGCGTGTTCCTGGAATGTTACGCTGACACAACACTCCGGTAGCCCCATGCGTGCGCATGATCAAGATTAGTACGCGCGAGCGACACGTCATGTGCAAGGGTCAGAGAGTGTCTGATATCTTTCTCGCTTGGGTTACTTTTGTTATCGCTGAGTGCGTGTAAGTAAGATTGGACTGTCCACATGAGCAAGATGTTTCACACTGGACTAGTTACCGATACACACTCCTACATAACATAGGAGGGTATAACTTAACGATAAGGGCAACTATGAGTGATTCTTTCTCTCAGCTTTAGTGCGTGGAGCTCGAGAATGATTCGACTACTCTAGAATTTGTGATTTGAAGTTTTTATCTGTCTTCCTTTAAACTCCTATAACATTACACACAGAGATATTGTTCCAACATTGAGATACTTAGAAAGCTGTCTCGCAGATAATAGGCGTTCTGTAATCGATGAAGGTAATAGGAACATCTAGTCTTTTAACTGCAAATCAAACTACTAAAGAGCTACTAGAAATGCCTTGTGGTTAGTTAGGAGCCTAAGTTTTCAAAGATTACGCGCACgatttttaaacttctttgcGCTCCCTGCAAATAAGTTCATCCGCAGCCCCAAATGTAGAACTTATGTAAGCCCATATGATTCGTACCTGTTCTTCTCCCTTGACTTGGTAAATGACAGTACCGTTCTTGTATTTGATAGTAATCCTCGTTTTCTTGATTAAGTCTGGTTTAGACAACAGTGCGTGATACTCTGGCTTTTCAACTTTATCAAATCCATATTCCTTAAAACGCCTTTCAAGTTCGTCGGCAAGTTCTTTCTGGCGTGGTGAGCCCGCGATATGGGGTTTTTCAGAGAAATACCTGTAGAAACGAAGGCAGAACTTTTTTGTGTAAATTCGATAATCTCTTTATATCAACCCGCTTGAAGCATAGAAACTTTATTTCACCTTCCCTCCCTTCCTCCCCTTATGATCTTCGCACTCACCTATGATAATAATTGTATTTACTTGAAATTTGTTCATTGCTAACCTTTTACAATCTTTATACAGTAAATAATTTGAATCCGGGAGTATCATTTGATCGGGTAGTCTTACCGTCGGGGTGAGAGTAGCTCTGACAAGGGCTGTTGTTGGTTGTAGCAAtcgacgtttcgacaacctgagcggaagtcatcatcaaaatcaaatgaaGTGCTGTTGTCAGTCAATTGTTATAAGTCCGGTTCGTGTTAACTGATTGATCTGTTTAGCCGTGAccttattggctgtaagactcaagtggtgtAAGTCGGTCGTGATTGATTTAACACTCGATTGAAAacaactcttcacttgactctgatgatgtcAGTCATTAATACTGATATTAGGCCTTTCCTAGGACTACTCTCCCCCGGAAGATCAGACTGCACGATGAAATATAATCTTAATgttataaaattaattattccTTCCTGATCATGAATGATAACGATGTTTTACTAACCACAGAGTCATACACGTGCAGCATTACTGTATTTTGAGCTGCGCGCGCGACTCTGAAGCTAAGTCTCCTGTACCGAGTATCCACCTTCGTTAATAGCTGTACAAAGTTTTTTAAGTCCCTCTCGCACACCCTTCTGCTTTTTGAACTGAATCGCCGGGCAAGCATGTAGATAATCACTTTTTCTTAAGGTGAGACGATCGAATCGGCGCGAAAGACATCATACGCGAGGAAAAAGTCTTTCTTGAGCGTCTACTCCCACGCTGTTGGTCCATGTGGCGACAAAGATGCTTCCAATTAAAAATCAGTGCTTATTGGCTATTTATAGTCCATAAAATCCATAAAATCCATAAAATCTGCGCTCTCAATTATCTTTGCATCCCATGCGATACTCTACAAATATCTCATGGATCACGAAAAGGATTAATTTTCAATAAGGGCTTTGAATTACGCTTATGTACTTACCATGCAAAGACATAATAAACAGAAGATCCCAGGGAAAAATTTCCATAATTCTTGCGTTATCTAATCAGGCAGCGACAATATATTTAGTTGAGGTTAAGAAATTACTACTCTAGTGAGCTTTGGCAAACTACCATAGATTGATTTATTCACCAGATTACATCCTTTGTAAATTTGATTAAACTGAAACACTCAAAACGACTCGGAAGCAGGCGGAGCTACTTGCATAATAAAATTTAATGGAAGCGTATTTGAAACCGATTGACTTACTTGAGGTTCCCTTCGAGGGCTTC
This is a stretch of genomic DNA from Pocillopora verrucosa isolate sample1 chromosome 12, ASM3666991v2, whole genome shotgun sequence. It encodes these proteins:
- the LOC131799850 gene encoding putative N-acetylated-alpha-linked acidic dipeptidase isoform X2; its protein translation is MDDTVELTYKKKKKQRRVRCIGAIVAVILVFIIGFLIGYFAKKTKREDHEKERPNGHDKKAEMQKKHKDMMRFHEMFQSTVKAEALEGNLKYFSEKPHIAGSPRQKELADELERRFKEYGFDKVEKPEYHALLSKPDLIKKTRITIKYKNGTVIYQVKGEEQEGGAQPGVVQPFLGYSPSGHVKGELVYVNYGRVSDFKQLKKPGVNVTGKIAIMRYGKIYRGNKIANAHSYGAIGAILYSDPADYAMEGGEEENTYPNKAWLPASGVQRGSLYTMPGSGDPQTPGIAALTGMYRRPHNESELPPIPAHPMGYGDAIKFLQEMSGSVVPEDWKGTLGITYHLGPEFNRGEVEVELNVSNNLEEVPIYNVIGTIYGKEEPDRYVLIGNHRDAWVHGAIDASTGTSATAEIGRVLGELLKTGWRPRRTIKICSWGGEEYSLIGSTEWVEQHQKELGERAVVYLNTDTVVSGSYVLIASGSPLVKNTIVDFSKKVDDPNAHDDKKTVFDISLERNPSENNPGKPAVGNLGSGSDYASFYQYAGVPSADFYYIFGYKNKTVFYPVYHSQHDTFNWTVKFVDPKFLFHKAMTQLTGGLLLQFADAPLLKMDVMTYAEALNNSLNSLISAYPKKLKDYAGSMDYLRMAVEKFYDTAKTFSTAREKVEEKLEKYEETSFAELRRLNDQMIQVERAFIHPYGLPERRLVRHVIFAPSKYNLYGASNFPGVSDILFKLDETKDYAGVDRQISIARQAILGAVDILTLIKSG
- the LOC131799850 gene encoding putative N-acetylated-alpha-linked acidic dipeptidase isoform X1, which produces MTRYEKEGENSGAMEKNRKILIVIAVVAILIAFAIGMLIGVFGVNRSDKKDADQEDKTKPGDEKFKRRAELEKQQKEMMNFHQKFQSTVNSEQLEEHLKYFSEKPHIAGSPRQKELADELERRFKEYGFDKVEKPEYHALLSKPDLIKKTRITIKYKNGTVIYQVKGEEQEGGAQPGVVQPFLGYSPSGHVKGELVYVNYGRVSDFKQLKKPGVNVTGKIAIMRYGKIYRGNKIANAHSYGAIGAILYSDPADYAMEGGEEENTYPNKAWLPASGVQRGSLYTMPGSGDPQTPGIAALTGMYRRPHNESELPPIPAHPMGYGDAIKFLQEMSGSVVPEDWKGTLGITYHLGPEFNRGEVEVELNVSNNLEEVPIYNVIGTIYGKEEPDRYVLIGNHRDAWVHGAIDASTGTSATAEIGRVLGELLKTGWRPRRTIKICSWGGEEYSLIGSTEWVEQHQKELGERAVVYLNTDTVVSGSYVLIASGSPLVKNTIVDFSKKVDDPNAHDDKKTVFDISLERNPSENNPGKPAVGNLGSGSDYASFYQYAGVPSADFYYIFGYKNKTVFYPVYHSQHDTFNWTVKFVDPKFLFHKAMTQLTGGLLLQFADAPLLKMDVMTYAEALNNSLNSLISAYPKKLKDYAGSMDYLRMAVEKFYDTAKTFSTAREKVEEKLEKYEETSFAELRRLNDQMIQVERAFIHPYGLPERRLVRHVIFAPSKYNLYGASNFPGVSDILFKLDETKDYAGVDRQISIARQAILGAVDILTLIKSG